In the genome of Bacillus sp. S3, one region contains:
- the tpiA gene encoding triose-phosphate isomerase, with amino-acid sequence MRKPIIAGNWKMNKTLSEAKSFAEEVKGLVPAADKMESVICAPALFLQSLVEAAQGTEVKIGAQNMHFEESGAFTGEISPKALADLGVQYVIIGHSERREMFNETDESVNQKALAAFKYNLTPIVCCGETLEQRENGETNQLVGDQVAKALAGLTADQVKQLVIAYEPIWAIGTGKSSTSQDANDVCAHIRQVVAQQFSQDVADAVRIQYGGSVKPENIKEYMAQPDIDGALVGGASLDAQSFLKLLEAGMYE; translated from the coding sequence CTGGAAAATGAACAAGACACTTTCTGAAGCAAAAAGCTTTGCGGAAGAAGTGAAAGGACTTGTACCTGCTGCAGATAAAATGGAATCAGTGATTTGTGCACCGGCATTATTTTTACAGAGCCTTGTTGAAGCAGCACAGGGAACCGAAGTGAAAATCGGTGCTCAAAACATGCACTTTGAAGAATCAGGAGCATTTACAGGGGAAATCAGCCCGAAAGCTCTTGCAGACCTTGGAGTTCAATATGTGATTATCGGACACTCTGAACGCCGTGAAATGTTCAATGAAACTGATGAATCTGTAAACCAAAAGGCACTTGCTGCATTTAAATATAACTTAACCCCAATCGTTTGCTGCGGTGAAACATTAGAGCAGCGTGAAAACGGTGAAACCAACCAATTAGTCGGCGACCAAGTTGCCAAAGCATTAGCTGGTTTAACCGCTGATCAAGTAAAACAATTAGTCATCGCTTACGAGCCAATTTGGGCGATTGGAACAGGTAAATCATCGACATCTCAAGACGCAAACGATGTTTGTGCACATATCCGCCAAGTCGTGGCACAGCAATTCTCTCAAGATGTTGCCGATGCAGTTAGAATTCAGTACGGCGGCAGCGTGAAACCGGAAAATATTAAAGAATACATGGCACAGCCGGATATTGATGGTGCATTAGTAGGCGGAGCAAGCCTTGATGCACAATCATTCTTAAAGCTACTGGAGGCAGGTATGTATGAGTAA